A stretch of Enterobacter cloacae complex sp. ECNIH7 DNA encodes these proteins:
- the gpM gene encoding phage terminase small subunit yields the protein MSLSPARQHRLRIQAEQAAREGGSVRHASGYDLMLLQLAEDRRRLKGVQSTVKKAEIKVELLPKYSAWAEGVLAAGGAQQDDVLMYVMLWRIDAGDYAGALEIGRHALRHGWVMPLGNRNVQTVLAEEMADAAQSALLAAAGFDADLLLQTLDLTTDLDMPDQSRARLHKAIGAVLSENNPASALNHLNHALQLDPRCGVKKEKQQLERRLRNDSR from the coding sequence ATGAGCCTGAGTCCCGCACGGCAGCACCGCCTGCGCATTCAGGCCGAACAGGCCGCCCGTGAGGGCGGCAGTGTTCGCCATGCGTCGGGCTATGACCTGATGCTGCTGCAGCTGGCAGAAGACCGCCGCCGCCTCAAGGGCGTCCAGTCCACGGTGAAAAAGGCGGAAATCAAGGTGGAACTGCTGCCGAAATATTCCGCCTGGGCGGAGGGCGTGCTGGCTGCCGGAGGTGCGCAGCAGGATGACGTGCTGATGTACGTGATGCTGTGGCGTATTGACGCCGGTGATTATGCCGGTGCGCTCGAAATCGGGCGCCATGCGCTGCGCCATGGCTGGGTGATGCCGCTGGGCAACCGTAACGTGCAGACCGTGCTGGCAGAAGAAATGGCAGACGCGGCGCAAAGCGCTCTGCTTGCCGCTGCCGGTTTTGATGCCGATCTGCTTCTGCAGACGCTGGACCTGACCACCGATCTGGATATGCCGGACCAGTCGCGGGCGCGCCTGCATAAAGCCATCGGCGCTGTACTGAGCGAAAACAACCCGGCGTCTGCCCTGAATCACCTTAACCATGCGCTGCAGCTTGATCCCCGCTGCGGTGTGAAAAAAGAAAAGCAGCAGCTGGAGCGCAGACTGCGCAATGACAGCCGCTAA
- a CDS encoding phage major capsid protein, P2 family → MKKKTRFAFNAYLQQLARLNGVEIEELSSKFTVEPSVQQTLEDQIQQSAAFLTLINITPVTEQSGQLLGLGVGSTIAGTTDTTTKEREPTDPTLMEDVEYKCEQTNFDTVLTYAKLDLWAKFQDFQVRIRNAIVKRQALDRIMIGFNGVKRAKTSNRAENPLLQDVNKGWLQKIREDAPDHVMGSTTKDGATTAGAVKVGKGGDYANLDAVVMDAVNELIDAVYQDDDDLVVVCGRELLSDKYFPLVNKEQDNSEKIAADLIISQKRMGGLQAVRAPYFPANALLITRLDNLSIYWQEDTRRRSVIDNPKRDRIENFESVNEAYVVEDYRCAALVENIEIGDFSAPAAPEGGE, encoded by the coding sequence ATGAAAAAGAAAACCCGCTTTGCCTTTAACGCTTACCTGCAGCAGCTGGCGCGCCTGAACGGTGTGGAGATTGAAGAACTCTCCAGCAAGTTCACCGTGGAGCCGTCCGTGCAGCAGACGCTGGAAGACCAGATCCAGCAGTCCGCCGCTTTCCTGACGCTGATTAACATCACGCCGGTCACTGAGCAGTCCGGGCAGTTGCTGGGGCTGGGCGTTGGCAGCACCATTGCCGGAACCACCGATACCACCACCAAAGAGCGCGAGCCTACCGATCCGACGCTGATGGAAGACGTGGAATACAAATGCGAACAGACCAACTTTGACACGGTGCTGACCTACGCAAAACTGGACCTGTGGGCGAAGTTCCAGGACTTCCAGGTGCGTATCCGCAACGCCATCGTCAAGCGTCAGGCGCTGGACCGCATCATGATCGGCTTTAACGGCGTGAAGCGTGCCAAAACCTCCAACCGTGCTGAAAACCCGCTGCTGCAGGACGTCAATAAAGGCTGGCTGCAGAAAATCCGCGAAGACGCGCCGGATCACGTCATGGGCAGCACCACAAAAGACGGTGCAACGACTGCAGGCGCGGTCAAAGTGGGCAAGGGAGGCGACTATGCCAACCTGGACGCTGTGGTGATGGATGCCGTCAACGAGCTGATCGACGCGGTTTATCAGGATGATGACGATCTGGTTGTCGTCTGCGGACGTGAACTGCTGTCTGACAAGTATTTCCCGCTGGTCAACAAAGAGCAGGACAACAGCGAGAAAATTGCCGCCGATCTGATCATCAGCCAGAAACGTATGGGCGGCCTGCAGGCCGTGCGTGCGCCTTACTTCCCGGCAAATGCCCTGCTGATCACCCGTCTGGATAACCTGTCCATCTACTGGCAGGAAGATACCCGCCGCCGTTCTGTTATCGACAACCCGAAACGTGACCGGATTGAAAACTTTGAGTCCGTCAACGAGGCGTATGTGGTCGAGGACTACCGCTGCGCGGCGCTGGTTGAAAACATCGAAATCGGTGATTTCAGCGCGCCTGCGGCACCGGAAGGTGGGGAATAA
- a CDS encoding GPO family capsid scaffolding protein: MTVKAKRFRIGVEGATTDGREIQREWLVQMAASYNPTVYTALINLEHIKSYLPDSTFNRYGRVTGLVAEEIKDGPLAGKMALYADIEPTDALVELVKKGQKLFTSMEVSTKFADTGKAYLVGLGATDDPASLGTEMLAFSASAAHNPLANRKQNPENLFSEAVETLIELEEAQDEKPSLFARVTAMFTKKEQTDEARFSDVHKAVELVATEQQNLSERTDKSLSEQDKRLSELESSLQEQQAAFAELEQKLSSEDSRKDYRQRAPGGDAPAGTLTNC; encoded by the coding sequence ATGACAGTGAAAGCAAAGCGTTTCCGTATCGGGGTGGAAGGTGCCACCACTGACGGGCGCGAAATCCAGCGTGAATGGCTGGTACAGATGGCTGCCAGCTACAACCCGACGGTTTATACCGCGCTGATTAACCTTGAGCACATTAAGTCTTATCTGCCGGACAGCACCTTTAACCGCTACGGCAGGGTGACGGGGCTGGTTGCAGAAGAAATCAAGGACGGGCCGCTGGCGGGCAAGATGGCGCTTTATGCCGATATCGAACCCACGGACGCCCTGGTGGAACTGGTGAAGAAAGGCCAGAAGCTTTTCACCTCCATGGAGGTCAGCACGAAGTTTGCCGACACCGGCAAAGCCTACCTTGTGGGGCTGGGTGCGACGGACGATCCTGCGAGTCTCGGCACCGAAATGCTGGCATTCAGCGCCAGCGCCGCGCATAACCCGCTGGCGAACCGTAAGCAGAACCCTGAAAACCTGTTTTCGGAAGCGGTGGAAACGCTGATCGAACTGGAAGAAGCCCAGGACGAAAAGCCGTCCCTCTTTGCCCGCGTCACCGCGATGTTCACCAAAAAAGAGCAGACCGATGAGGCGCGTTTCTCCGACGTGCATAAAGCCGTGGAACTGGTCGCCACCGAGCAGCAGAACCTGAGCGAGCGCACGGATAAATCCCTGTCCGAACAGGACAAGCGCCTTTCTGAGCTGGAGTCCTCCCTGCAGGAGCAGCAGGCCGCCTTTGCCGAGCTTGAGCAAAAGCTGAGCAGCGAAGACAGCCGTAAAGACTACCGCCAGCGCGCGCCGGGCGGTGACGCACCGGCAGGCACCCTGACCAATTGCTGA
- a CDS encoding terminase ATPase subunit family protein: protein MNTTLTPADLDPRRQAMLLYFQGYRVARIAEMLGEKVATVHSWKKRDKWGDYGPLDQMQLTTAARYCQLIMKEQKEGKDFKEIDLLARQSERHARIGKFNDGGNEADLNPKVANRNKGPRRQPEKNVFTDEQTEKLEEIFRNGMFEYQRHWWQAGVKHRIRNLLKSRQIGATYFFAREALIDAITTGRNQIFLSASKAQAHVFKQYIIDFAKEVDVELKGDPMTLSNGACLYFLGTNARTAQSYHGNLYLDEYFWIPKFQELRKVASGMAIHKKWRQTYFSTPSSLTHSAYPFWSGALFNRGRAKADKVDIDLTHSNLARGLLCPDGQYRQIVTVEDAVRGGCNLFDLDQLRMEYSPDEYQNLLMCEFIDDLASVFPLSELQACMVDSWEVWTDFQALALRPFGWREVWIGYDPAKGTQNGDSAGCVVVAPPTVPGGKFRILERHQWRGMDFRAQADAIKKLTQQYNVTYIGIDSTGVGHGVYENVKAFFPAVREFVYNPNVKNALVLKAYDIISHRRLEFDAGHTDIAQSFMAIRRATTASGNRPTYEASRSEEASHADLAWATMHALFNEPLQGESANTSNIVEIF from the coding sequence ATGAACACCACACTGACCCCCGCAGACCTCGATCCCCGTCGGCAGGCCATGCTGCTGTACTTTCAGGGATACCGCGTAGCCCGCATTGCTGAAATGCTGGGCGAGAAAGTTGCAACCGTTCACAGCTGGAAGAAGCGCGATAAATGGGGCGACTATGGGCCGCTGGATCAGATGCAGCTCACCACCGCCGCACGTTACTGCCAGCTCATCATGAAGGAGCAGAAAGAAGGGAAAGACTTCAAGGAAATTGACCTGCTGGCGCGCCAGTCAGAGCGCCACGCCCGGATCGGTAAATTTAACGATGGCGGCAACGAAGCAGACTTAAACCCGAAAGTTGCCAACCGTAACAAAGGGCCACGCCGCCAGCCCGAAAAGAATGTTTTCACTGATGAACAGACTGAAAAACTGGAAGAAATTTTCCGCAACGGCATGTTTGAATATCAGCGCCACTGGTGGCAGGCAGGCGTAAAACACCGCATTCGCAACCTGCTTAAATCACGCCAGATCGGGGCAACATACTTTTTTGCTCGCGAAGCGCTGATTGACGCCATCACCACGGGGCGCAACCAAATTTTTCTCTCAGCCAGTAAGGCGCAGGCGCACGTTTTTAAGCAGTACATCATCGACTTTGCAAAAGAGGTGGATGTTGAGCTGAAAGGCGACCCGATGACGCTCAGCAACGGCGCGTGCCTGTACTTCCTCGGCACCAACGCCCGCACAGCGCAGAGCTACCACGGCAACCTGTACCTTGATGAATATTTCTGGATACCGAAATTCCAGGAGCTGCGCAAGGTTGCCTCCGGGATGGCCATTCACAAGAAATGGCGACAAACCTACTTCTCCACGCCGTCCAGCCTGACCCACAGTGCCTATCCGTTCTGGTCCGGCGCGCTGTTTAACCGGGGCCGTGCCAAAGCGGACAAGGTGGATATTGACCTGACCCACAGCAACCTTGCGCGCGGCCTGCTCTGCCCTGACGGACAGTACCGCCAGATCGTCACCGTGGAGGATGCGGTACGCGGCGGCTGTAACCTGTTCGACCTCGACCAGCTGCGCATGGAGTACAGCCCGGACGAATACCAGAACCTGCTGATGTGCGAATTTATTGACGATCTGGCGTCAGTATTCCCGCTCAGCGAACTGCAGGCGTGCATGGTGGACAGCTGGGAAGTCTGGACCGATTTTCAGGCTCTGGCGCTGCGCCCGTTTGGCTGGCGCGAAGTCTGGATCGGATACGACCCGGCGAAAGGCACGCAGAACGGTGACAGCGCCGGGTGCGTGGTGGTGGCACCGCCAACCGTGCCGGGCGGCAAGTTCCGCATTCTGGAGCGACACCAGTGGCGCGGGATGGACTTCCGCGCCCAGGCTGACGCCATTAAAAAACTGACGCAGCAGTACAACGTGACCTATATCGGCATCGACTCGACCGGCGTCGGTCACGGTGTCTACGAGAACGTGAAAGCGTTCTTTCCCGCTGTCCGGGAGTTTGTCTACAACCCCAACGTCAAAAACGCCCTGGTGCTCAAGGCGTACGACATTATCAGCCACCGCCGTCTGGAGTTTGACGCCGGGCACACCGACATTGCGCAGTCCTTTATGGCTATCCGCCGCGCCACCACCGCCAGCGGCAACCGCCCAACCTACGAAGCCAGCCGCAGCGAGGAAGCCAGCCATGCCGATTTGGCCTGGGCAACGATGCACGCACTGTTTAACGAACCGCTGCAGGGCGAATCCGCCAATACCAGCAATATTGTGGAGATTTTTTGA
- a CDS encoding phage portal protein yields MSEPEALTSSTPTEATAPKNAGVTAEAFSFGDPIPVLDRRELLDYVECVQMDRWYEPPVSFDGLARTYRAAVHHSSPIAVKRDILSSTYIPHRLLSQQAFARFVQDYLVFGNAYLEKRTNRLGGVLSLEPALAKYTRRGVDLDTYWFVQYGLTTQPYEFTQGNIFHLMEPDINQEIYGLPGYLSAIPSTLLNESATLFRRKYYINGSHAGFIMYMTDAAQNQEDVNNIRQAMKSAKGPGNFRNLFMYSPNGKKDGIQIIPLSEVAAKDEFLNIKNVSRDDMMAAHRVPPQMMGIMPSNVGGFGDVEKASRVFVRNELIPLQKRLQELNDWLGEKIISFEPYTLEITPE; encoded by the coding sequence ATGAGTGAACCAGAAGCCTTAACCAGCTCAACGCCAACAGAAGCTACGGCGCCTAAAAACGCAGGCGTAACTGCCGAGGCTTTCAGCTTTGGTGACCCGATCCCGGTGCTGGACCGCCGCGAGCTGCTGGACTATGTGGAATGCGTACAGATGGACAGATGGTATGAGCCGCCAGTAAGCTTTGACGGGCTGGCGCGAACCTACCGCGCCGCTGTACATCACAGCTCACCGATAGCGGTTAAACGTGACATTCTCAGCAGTACGTACATCCCGCACCGCCTGCTCAGCCAGCAGGCTTTTGCCCGTTTCGTCCAGGATTATCTGGTGTTCGGTAACGCCTATCTGGAAAAGCGCACCAACCGGCTCGGCGGCGTTCTCTCACTGGAGCCAGCACTGGCGAAGTACACACGCCGTGGCGTGGACCTCGACACCTACTGGTTTGTGCAGTACGGCCTGACCACGCAGCCCTATGAATTTACACAGGGCAACATTTTTCACCTTATGGAGCCGGATATTAACCAAGAGATTTACGGGCTGCCCGGCTATCTCTCCGCCATTCCGTCAACCTTGCTCAACGAGTCCGCCACGCTGTTCCGCCGGAAGTATTACATCAACGGCAGCCACGCGGGTTTCATCATGTACATGACCGACGCAGCACAGAACCAGGAGGATGTGAACAATATCCGCCAGGCAATGAAAAGCGCCAAAGGACCGGGTAACTTCCGCAACCTGTTTATGTATTCACCCAACGGTAAAAAGGACGGCATCCAGATCATCCCGTTATCGGAGGTTGCTGCTAAGGATGAGTTTCTGAACATCAAGAATGTGAGCCGTGATGACATGATGGCAGCACACCGCGTTCCACCGCAGATGATGGGGATTATGCCGAGTAATGTAGGAGGGTTTGGGGATGTAGAGAAGGCCAGCCGCGTCTTTGTCCGCAACGAACTGATACCTCTGCAGAAACGCCTACAGGAGTTGAACGACTGGCTGGGAGAGAAAATTATTAGTTTTGAACCCTACACTTTAGAAATAACACCAGAATAA
- a CDS encoding HIRAN domain-containing protein: MTNTNSVYVAWQAPDTRDWHVVGNLQERNSGYVFKYTKGALKSTKFTKFSGMTDVRETYVSEELFPLFKNRLLSPRRPEYPSFIKWLGFEEDSVNPIDILARSGGLRSTDQLQIFKKIEVDSEGKFEHFFFLHGLSYLNSMANDRVSELKPGQILRLCLDLQNEYDGDAVVVRADKPAEIVGYCPRYLSNDIKKMLLNDSKSITLTVEKISDDAPHNYRLLCKLSGKLNSACQSTLILQDEFEAIE; this comes from the coding sequence ATGACTAATACAAACTCCGTTTACGTTGCGTGGCAGGCACCAGATACCAGAGACTGGCATGTCGTCGGCAACTTGCAAGAGCGCAATTCGGGGTATGTTTTTAAGTACACGAAAGGTGCTCTTAAATCTACTAAATTTACCAAGTTTAGCGGCATGACTGATGTCAGAGAAACTTATGTGTCAGAAGAATTATTCCCTCTTTTTAAAAACCGTCTTTTGTCCCCTAGACGCCCAGAATATCCGAGTTTTATTAAGTGGCTTGGGTTTGAGGAAGATAGCGTAAATCCGATCGATATTTTGGCCCGTTCTGGTGGTTTACGCAGTACTGACCAACTACAGATTTTTAAGAAAATTGAAGTTGATTCAGAGGGAAAATTTGAACACTTTTTCTTTTTGCATGGTCTTAGCTATCTGAATTCGATGGCAAATGATCGTGTTTCTGAGTTGAAACCAGGGCAAATTTTGCGTCTTTGCTTGGATCTTCAAAACGAGTACGATGGTGATGCTGTCGTAGTTCGTGCTGATAAGCCCGCAGAAATTGTCGGTTATTGCCCTAGATATTTAAGTAATGACATCAAGAAAATGCTGTTAAATGATTCAAAATCAATCACTTTAACAGTTGAAAAGATTAGCGATGATGCACCGCATAACTATCGGCTGCTTTGTAAATTATCTGGAAAGCTAAACTCGGCTTGTCAGTCAACGCTAATTCTACAGGATGAGTTCGAGGCTATCGAATAG